The genomic window TAGGGTGCTTTGCACCATGACCTTGAGCCAAACACCCACCACGTTTTTTGGGGGGAAAAGCCCGTACAAGTCCTGGAAGAAAGCAATGCATAACGATGTAGTGTAACAATGCCCAGTTCCAGAGATGCACTAATAGTTTgtttgtagtaccagtttgcaacaattattagttaacattAAGTTGTAAACAGTTCGGAAAAATATTTAAAACTTTGGATATACCAAAACActtttacaggcttttcccaaaACACAGAAGTAATGTCAACGCTGCAGTAGTCATTGTAGACAATTATTTGTCATTCATAGGTTGTTTTttcacacataggcctatcaaGACCAagaagcctatagcctacagtatgagGCATTTCTAAACCAAAATCATTTATATATGCTGCATTTTGACTAACGTATGTATTACGTCGGCCTATACCTAGTCTATGACTCCTCTGGTTATGGGTCCCATCACATTAGTGTTGTTAAAAAActcaccaaagagttttttgtaccttaaaataattaGTGTTGCTAATATTCTCTCAACGTTGATTTGTCATTATCTGGATACATTTTGTTATTCTTTTGACAGGTTCCTGTAAACATAGCCTTACTACACGGTTGAGGCCTCAAGGAGAGATGGCTTCTTCAAGTGGTGAGTTCTAGCCTGATTTTACAATACAAAAGGCTTTATATTGATAAGAAAAAGTTATCTTTTTCTGTTGACATGTTTGGTGACATTGATATTTGAGTTCATCAATTTATCAGACTACACCCCTACATCCTAGCAATCCAAAGCAATCCAAAATAGTTTATCTATCACTGCCAACTGTAGCTATAAAAAGTCTGTGAATGGTGAAACTAAAGCAAAATCTTTATGGCTGCCTGTCACTCCAAAAACCTTGATTGTGATGGCACTTACTCCCCCAATGCAATGTATGAACTACAAATATGGAAAACACCCGTATAAAgcaaattagatagatagatagatagatactttattgatccccaaggggaaattcagggatttaaggaattaaatgaaatataaaaaaaaggTTTTTCTACAGTCTACAGATTTGCTTTACAGTGCATACAATATCTAATCTGTACAATGGATAGTTATGTCACAAACAGTATGTAAAGAAAACATGTAGGAAAAACACAATATGTAAACAAACCTCTGCAATTGTGTTAAATAATTAACTATTAATGACAAGAGTTCCTAAGGATATGTAATATAAATTGGATCTTAACTGAGTGttctgtgagtgagagtgttaAGCACTAACTCAGCTCTTTCTGCTCTGCGTCAGGTTCAGCTGCCTTCAGACTGGTACTGCTGGGTCTGCCTGGAGCAGGAAAGACGACCGCCGCAAACGCCATCTTGGGCCGAGACGTCTTCCCGGAGTGCGCCACCACGAATAGCTCCATGCAGACACAGATCATCGGAGGGAGGAGCATCTCGCTGATTGACACTCCGAGGTTTCTGATGAGTTCATCTCCGAGCGACGGCGGTCGACCGAGCGGAGAAGACCTGGAGCAGTGTATGTGCGCGGCCGCTCCGGGACCCCACGCCTTCCTCCTGGTCGTCCCCCTCGGCAGGCCTCTCTCGGCGGAGGTGACCGGAGCCGTGGAGTGGATCGGACAGAGACTGGGCGAGGACGCCCTGAGGATGACTGTGGTTTTGTTCACCAGGAGGGAGAGGGTCACGAGGCGGGAGTGGGACAGCTTCCTGTCGCGACAGGAAGTGCGGGACCTGATCGGACGCTGCGGGGGAGGGTGCCACGCTGTGAACAGCAAGGCGGAGATCGAAGCGTGCCAGGTGACGGAGCTGCTGGAGAAGGTGAGGGCCATGgcggagaagaggggaggggggcactaCGCGACTGACAAGTTCCTGGCGGCACAGAAGAAAGCTGAAGCAGAAAGGGAGGACGCGAGTGCTGTGGTGGGGAAAGAAGAGCGAAAATGGGGGGATATGagaaaagagatggagatgaaACGGCAGATGAGACAGGATgcgaagaggagagaggaggaggacaagaagagacgggaggaggagaggaaaaagaagGAGCAGCTGGAGCTTCAAGagcgggagaggaggaggaagcagcgagaggagagcgagagaatgcagagagagaggaggagattagaggaggtgaagaacagacagcagcaggagaagaggaggctggaggaggaggagagacgacAGGAGGAGATCAGGGAGCGactggaggaggtgaagaggcagcaggaggaggtgaagaggcagcaggaggaggtggcCAGGAGactggaggtggagagggagagacaggaggaggagacgcaGAGGCTGGTGCTGGAGAGGAGACGCAGGGAGATGGAGCGGCCGAGTAAGGAGGAGAGCCAGCAGGTGGCCAGAGGAggacggcagcagcagcaggacgcATGGTGGATGGCAGAGAGGTGCGCTGCAGTAGCAGGGTCCTTCATGGCGCCTTTTTTCAAACGCtaaactagatagatagatacagacaATCAAATAGAGGTATAAGAGAATATAAGACATGCCTTTCCTCTTAtctcaattaaattaaaaagtGACAGGTGGGCGGGACTTCCAGTTGATTAAGGCGGGACTTCCGGCAAGGTATTTGATTTCCGGTGAGGGCGGGACATCCGGGTTTTGAACTTGTCATCAATGGAGTTGTGTCATGTGTCTGGGGGAggggttttttgtgtgtgtgtgtgtgtgtgtgtgtgatcttcaTTCATTCCATTTGAGATTCAGGtgtttaagtaaaaaaaaagcatcTTTGATACATGCGTTCaatttttaaactatctacatactTTACcatttgttgatgtgtttgtgtgggtaaaGATAAAAAATGTTCAAAATCATTATTCTGTATCTGTCACTACCTAAataaactttaataataattgtTATTTAAGCCTATGAGCCCCCGCTAAATCAGCCATTTCGACGGATGAGAGTCTAATATCTCCCTAAATCTATGATGTATAACATTAATGACTAAGGATGAACAATGATCAACTTTTCTCCAAAAATGAGTCGCTGTA from Alosa sapidissima isolate fAloSap1 chromosome 9, fAloSap1.pri, whole genome shotgun sequence includes these protein-coding regions:
- the LOC121718476 gene encoding GTPase IMAP family member 1-like; amino-acid sequence: MASSSGSAAFRLVLLGLPGAGKTTAANAILGRDVFPECATTNSSMQTQIIGGRSISLIDTPRFLMSSSPSDGGRPSGEDLEQCMCAAAPGPHAFLLVVPLGRPLSAEVTGAVEWIGQRLGEDALRMTVVLFTRRERVTRREWDSFLSRQEVRDLIGRCGGGCHAVNSKAEIEACQVTELLEKVRAMAEKRGGGHYATDKFLAAQKKAEAEREDASAVEEVARRLEVERERQEEETQRLVLERRRREMERPSKEESQQVARGGRQQQQDAWWMAERCAAVAGSFMAPFFKR